The Amphiprion ocellaris isolate individual 3 ecotype Okinawa chromosome 6, ASM2253959v1, whole genome shotgun sequence genome contains a region encoding:
- the rfc5 gene encoding replication factor C subunit 5 codes for MASTSKVPAQSRNLPWVEKYRPQTLDDLISHKDILSTIQRFISEDKLPHLLFYGPPGTGKTSTILACARQLYKDKEFNSMVLELNASDDRGIDVVRGPILSFASTRTIFKKGFKLVILDEADAMTQDAQNALRRVIEKFTENTRFCLICNYLSKIIPALQSRCTRFRFGPLSPDQMIPRLEHVIQQESIDISPDGMKAIVTLSSGDMRRSLNILQSTSMAYGKVTEDTVYTCTGHPLRSDIANILDWCLNKDFTTAYNLILQLKSLKGLALHDILTEVHLLIHRVDFPPNIRMVLLIKLADIEHRLASGTNEKIQLSSMVAAFQAVRDLVVSEAS; via the exons ATGGCTTCGACGAGTAAAGTACCGGCACAGAGCAGAAACTTACCGTG GGTTGAAAAATACAGACCACAGACACTTGATGATTTGATCTCCCACAAAGATATTCTAAGCACCA TCCAGAGGTTTATCAGCGAGGACAAGCTTCCCCATCTGTTGTTCTACGGCCCCCCAGGAACAGGAAAAACCTCCACCATCCTCGCCTGTGCCCGGCAGCTGTACAAGGACAAAGAGTTCAACTCCATGGTGTTGGAG ctAAACGCATCCGATGACCGAGGTATTGACGTTGTACGAGGTCCCATTCTGAGTTTTGCCAGCACCAGGACCATCTTCAA gaAGGGCTTCAAGTTGGTGATACTGGACGAGGCCGATGCCATGACCCAGGATGCCCAGAATGCATTGCGACGAG TGATTGAGAAGTTCACAGAAAACACTCGATTCTGTCTCATCTGTAACTACCTGTCCAAGATCATCCCGGCCCTCCAGTCTCGCTGCACCAGGTTCCGATTCGGCCCGCTGTCCCCGGACCAGATGATCCCTCGGCTGGAGCACGTTATCCAGCAGGAGAG CATTGACATAAGTCCAGATGGAATGAAGGCCATTGTGACTTTATCATCAGGTGATATGAGAAGATCACTCAACATATTGCAG AGCACCAGTATGGCGTACGGGAAGGTGACAGAGGACACAGTCTACACCTGCACAGGTCATCCCCTCCGCTCAGACATCGCAAACATCCTCGACTGGTGCCTCAACAAAGACTTCACCACAGCGTACAACC TAATCCTTCAGTTGAAGAGTCTGAAAGGTTTGGCTCTGCATGATATCCTCACTGAGGTTCATCTGCTCATACACAGAG TGGACTTTCCTCCCAATATTCGAATGGTTCTGCTCATCAAGTTAGCCGACATAga GCACCGGCTTGCGTCAGGAACCAATGAGAAGATCCAGCTGAGCTCCATGGTTGCAGCTTTCCAGGCAGTGAGAGACCTCGTGGTCAGCGAGGCTTCGTAG
- the wsb2 gene encoding WD repeat and SOCS box-containing protein 2 has product MCSADSNVELQPTTSDPALLLELKTRRPPSLVDRAGCETWSVDFSPDGAWFAWSMGHGIVWVVAWPLDSEDNQNGETDRGDKSFSCGHPVWGLTFGPRPPKSAAAARPAKTSSKRNLLLATGLQNGVIKIWNVFTGNPVFDLHGHEGVVRNLVFPPNGTLTLISSSRDKTLRVWDLTDKGKKVQVLHGHKDWISCCSVSSDCSMIASVGRFDRMVCLWSLRSYTFIRNLVGGTHYTFCLLSSCDFSPDGSVLATAAAAVSSSSWWIDLWDPYTAEKLATVVDYFEDFVLNQISAIQFSPNGLHLSIVTDDRALRIWELGEKGMVMQTKRDRGSNGLCCNYHPQGGVVATGTRDGHVRFWRAPRTIPSLRHLCRSILRYSVSTHQMEALPLPKRILEYLTYRNLPERLNAWSSSDEEEWDRNLI; this is encoded by the exons ATGTGCTCCGCTGACAGCAACGTGGAGCTGCAACCGACGA cgtCCGACCCCGCTCTGCTCCTGGAGCTCAAGACCAGGCGTCCTCCGTCTCTGGTGGACCGGGCGGGATGCGAGACGTGGAGCGTGGACTTCTCCCCGGACGGAGCCTGGTTCGCCTGGTCGATGGGTCACGGCATCGTGTGGGTGGTCGCCTGGCCGCTGGACTCCGA AGACAACCAGAATGGAGAAACCGACCGAGGAGACAAGAGCTTCAGCTGTGGTCACCCAGTCTGGGGCCTCACGTTCGGACCCAGACCTCCAAAATCGGCTGCAGCGGCACGTCCGGCTAAAACCTCGTCAAAAAGGAACCTGCTTCTGGCCACCGGCCTGCAGAACGGGGTGATAAAAATCTGGAACGTGTTCACAG GTAATCCCGTGTTTGACCTCCATGGCCACGAAGGCGTCGTGAGGAACCTGGTCTTCCCTCCAAACGGGACGCTCACACTCATATCATCATCTCGGGACAAGACTTTGAGGGTTTGGGATCTGACAGACAAAG gtAAAAAGGTGCAGGTGCTCCATGGCCACAAAGActggatcagctgctgcagCGTGTCGTCCGACTGCAGCATGATCGCGTCTGTTGGCAGATTTGACAGA ATGGTGTGTCTGTGGAGTCTACGGTCGTATACGTTCATCAGGAACCTCGTCGGAGGAACACATTACACCTTCTGCCTCTTATCTTCCTGCGACTTCTCCCCCGATGGATCGGTGCTCGCCACTGCTGCCGCCGCCGTTAGCAGCTCCAGCTGGTGGATCGACCTCTGGGACCCGTACACAGCGGAGAAGCTGGCCACCGTGGT CGACTACTTTGAAGACTTTGTGCTGAACCAAATATCAGCAATACAGTTTTCACCCAACGGTTTGCACCTGTCCATAGTGACTGACGACAG aGCTCTCAGGATCTGGGAGCTCGGAGAGAAAGGGATGGTGATGCAGACGAAGAGAGACAGAGGCTCCAACGGACTCTGCTGCAACTACCATCCACAAGGGGGAGTCGTGGCTACAGG GACCAGAGACGGCCACGTGAGGTTCTGGAGGGCCCCCAGGACGATACCGAGCTTGCGCCACCTGTGCCGATCCATCCTGCGCTACTCCGTCTCCACGCACCAGATGGAAGCGCTGCCCCTCCCCAAAAGGATCCTCGAGTACCTCACCTACAGAAACCTCCCCGAACGCCTCAACGCCTGGAGCTCCTCCGACGAAGAGGAGTGGGACAGGAACCTCATATAG